Proteins from a genomic interval of Fusarium oxysporum Fo47 chromosome I, complete sequence:
- a CDS encoding uncharacterized protein (of unknown function-domain containing protein) yields the protein MRFTFETSAILALLPRALADSLTLYLPSNPNPFSIPANTHATLSSAGVHFSAPLSSANTFVFHNVTPGSYLADVHCPTDAFHPLRIDVQLAEDGEEGIVRAWETYRGNDWGNKGEVVQVKEGSKGRGFELRAIGGKNYFMERPQFSVFAILKNPMILMALVSLVLMVGMPKLMDSMDPEMRAEFEAQRKNSPLSAAMTGQSSGDNPLTNFDMAAYLAGSKPKESTPANNGGNGNTKNQGVRR from the exons ATGCGCTTCACCTTCGAAACCAGCGCTATTCTCGCGCTCCTCCCTCGAGCTCTTGCCGACTCTTTAACCCTCTATCTCCCCTCCAATCCCAACCCCTTCAGCATCCCCGCCAACACGCACGCCACGCTCTCCTCCGCAGGCGTCCACTTCTCCGCGCCACTGTCCTCCGCCAACACTTTTGTCTTTCACAACGTCACGCCTGGCTCGTACCTTGCTGATGTTCACTGTCCGACTGACGCGTTTCATCCGCTGAGGATTGATGTTCAGCTTGCGGAGGATGGGGAGGAGGGAATTGTCAGGGCGTGGGAGACGTATAGGGGCAATGACTGGGGGAATAAGGGGGAGGTCGTGCAGGTGAAGGAGGGGAGTAAGGGACGAGGTTTTGAGCTGCGGGCTATTGGGGGAAAGAATTACTTTATGGAGAGGCCGCAGT TCTCGGTCTTTGCTATCCTCAAGAACCCCATGATCCTTATGGCTCTCGTCAGTCTGGTTCTCATGGTGGGCATGCCAAAGCTCATGGACAGCA TGGACCCTGAAATGCGCGCCGAGTTCGAGGCCCAGCGAAAGAACAGCCCCCTGAGCGCTGCCATGACCGGTCAGTCATCTGGTGACAACCCCCTTACCAACTTCGACATGGCTGCGTATCTCGCCGGTTCCAAGCCCAAGGAGAGCACCCCAGCCAACAATGGTGGTAACGGCAACACTAAGAACCAGGGCGTGAGACGGTAA